In a genomic window of Rhopalosiphum maidis isolate BTI-1 chromosome 4, ASM367621v3, whole genome shotgun sequence:
- the LOC113549651 gene encoding cuticle protein 19-like, translated as MKIVLQFILFFAILWTKALSQNYYVPIEENELAYEFHYNINDLLSGVVTHRWESKYGDYVRGSYSFLEPNGMIRNVNYEVDGKRGYRAVTKFLKPRQMPKLNTLQPSEIPTK; from the exons ATGAAGATCGTCCTACAG tttattttattttttgccatACTATGGACAAAAGCGCTTTCTCAAAATTACTACGTCCCAATTGAAGAAAACGAG TTGGCTTATGAATTTCATTACAATATCAATGACTTACTCTCAGGTGTCGTAACACATCGTTGGGAATCGAAGTATGGCGATTACGTAAGAGGGTCGTATAGTTTTCTAGAGCCTAATGGTATGATCAGAAATGTAAACTACGAAGTCGACGGAAAACGTGGTTACAGAGCAGTAACAAAATTTTTGAAACCACgacaaa tgcctaaattgaatacattacaACCTTCCGAAATACCAACTAAGTAA